The following coding sequences lie in one Vitis vinifera cultivar Pinot Noir 40024 chromosome 19, ASM3070453v1 genomic window:
- the LOC100264054 gene encoding uncharacterized protein LOC100264054 isoform X4: protein MCILWIIVRMLKNWFLQVGGSIIPMRRRLSVPECVPGTLLWPLFGYVVDCTHLQPSTMQSIFRVSVMKNVPPSLGFSSSFSRLHSLGALPMSINAGETLDSDECGESKLGADSSKKHTLNGVVQLDSYSNSGEIYINDHCKESQRRRKIGLANKGRVPWNKGRKHSAETREKIRQRTIQALRDPKVRQKMSECPRTHSEQSKAKIRSSLRRVWGKRLKWKRSREKFYLSWAESIAKAAKKGGSDQEELDWDSYDKIKEEIALQQLQWAENKKKAKELAKMRAERAARARAEKMAMLAEKRRERERQAEARGEIKRETTRKSKEDKEELAVAKGLKLKERLTKMGK from the exons ATGTGTATATTGTGGATAATAGTTAGAATGCTGAAAAATTGGTTTCTGCAAGTGGGTGGCTCCATTATTCCTATGAGAAG GAGATTGTCTGTTCCGGAATGTGTTCCGGGCACCCTTTTGTGGCCGCTGTTTGGCTATGTGGTGGACTGCACACATTTGCAACCAAGCACAATGCAGTCAATTTTTCGGGTTTCTGTCATGAAGAATGTGCCACCCTCTCTTGGGTTTAGTAGTTCCTTCTCAAGACTCCACTCTCTTGGAGCACTGCCAATGAGCATCAATGCAGGAGAAACACTTGATTCTGATGAGTGTGGGGAGTCAAAACTTGGGGCAGATTCATCTAAGAAGCATACTTTGAATGGGGTGGTTCAGTTGGATAGTTATTCCAACTCGGGTGAAATTTATATCAATGATCATTGTAAGGAAagccaaagaagaagaaagatagGTCTAGCAAACAAAGGTAGAGTTCCATGGAATAAAGGCAGAAAACATAGTGCAG AGACTCGTGAGAAGATCAGACAGAGAACAATACAAGCCTTGAGAGATCCCAAG GTTAGACAGAAGATGTCTGAATGTCCCCGTACTCACAG CGAACAAAGCAAGGCAAAAATACGGTCTTCACTCCGCCGGGTCTGGGGAAAGCGCTTGAAATGGAAACGGTCAAGGGAGAAATTTTATCTGTCATGGGCAGAAAGCATAGCAAAGGCGGCTAAGAAAGGTGGGAGTGACCAAGAAGAACTAGATTGGGATAGCTATGATAAGATAAAAGAAGAGATAGCTCTTCAACAGCTTCAGTGGgctgaaaacaagaaaaaggcaAAGGAACTTGCAAAGATGAGAGCAGAGAGAGCTGCACGGGCCAGAGCAGAAAAGATGGCAATGCTTGCTGAAAAGAGAAGAGAGCGGGAACGGCAAGCAGAAGCAAGAGGAGAAATAAAGAGAGAGACAACtaggaaatcaaaggaagacAAAGAAGAGTTAGCAGTTGCCAAGGGCTTAAAACTCAAAGAGAGATTAACAAAG ATGGGCAAGTGA